TCAGAAGCCGCCGCGCTGGCTCCTGAGCGGCAGCGCGTCACACAAGGCGCGGCTGGTGTTCGAAGCATTGCTGGCGAGCTACGATGGCGATCTGGCTGAAGTGCTCCGTCACGTGCAGATCGAGCGCTACTTCATCTCCCGGCGCTACCGGGTCGGAGCCGTGACCCTCGGGCCGCAGCTGTCGGTCGACGCCGGGGAGCGCCAGCTCACGGCGGATCGCTCCCTGGCGGCGCTGCCGCCGTCGCTCCAGAGCATCCCGTTGTTCCAGGCCTTCGGTGAGCTGATCGACGCCGCGGGGGGACTGCTCGAGTTCTCCGATCTCTTGAAGCGCCCAATCGACGCCTTCAAGTACCTGCAGATCACCGCGGAAACAGGCGAGGTTGCGCTGAATAGCCAAAACGTCGCGCTCAATTGCGTGATGATGGCGAGCGGAAACGAGCTGCATTTGCGTGCGTTCCGTGAGCACCCGGAGTTCGAGAGCTTCCGTGGGCGCTTCGAGCTGATCAAGGCTCCGTACTTGATGAGCTGGCATGACGAGCAGTCGATCTACGACGACCAAATCGTACCTCGCATCAAATGCCACGTAGCTCCCCACGCGACCCAGGTCGCGGCGATGTTCGCGGTGCTCACCCGCCTGCGGAAACCGGATCGGGACCGCTACCACGACCAGCTGGCCAACCTGATCGGCGACCTCAAGGCCGCTGAGAAGCTCGATTTGTACGCCGATGGCATCTCCCCTGAGCGACTCAGCGGGGAGTCGGCCAAGCTCCTGAAGTCCGCCATCTCGAGTATCTACGCGGAAACGGAGAACGATATCGAGTACGAGGGCAGCTTTGGCGCCAGCCCGCGGGAGATGCGCACCGTGCTGCTCGACGCGGCCCAGAGCCCGCACTACAGCTGCCTCTCCCCGTTCGCGGTCTTGGACGAACTGGACGAGCTGTGCAAGCGCGCGAGCGAGTTCGCCTGGCTACAGGTGGATCGCGAATCCGGCGGCTACCACGATCATCAGCAGTTTCGTGCCTACCTGAAGGACCGGCTGCTCGACACGCTGGAAGACGAAGTGCGCATCGCCAGCGGGCTCGTCGATCAGCAGCGCTACAACGACCTCTTCGACCGCTACGTGACGCATGTGTCTTACTGGGTGAAGGGCGAAAAGCTCCGTAACCCGCTCACCGGCAACTACGAAGAGCCCGATGAGCGACTGATGGCCGAGGTGGAGGCCTTGCTCGACAGCAAGGACACCAAGGAAGCGCAACGCCACGCATTGATCAACCGCATCGCGGCCTTTGCCATCGACCACCCAGGCGACGCAATCGACAACGCCATTGTGTTCCCTGCGGAACTAAAGCGAATGCAAGACGCCGTGTTCAACGATCGCCGAGTGGCGGTCGCCAAACTGGCGCGCGATATGCTGGTGTATTTGAAGGACGGCGGCGCCGGGCTCGACAGCGCGCGCTCGGAAGCCGCGCTCCAAGCCATCGATCGTATGAAGAAGCTGTACGGCTACCAGGACAGCTCCATCACCGACGCGTGCGCCGCGCTCGCGCGGGCGCGCTTCGCTGAGCTCTTGGCCTAAGCGGCCATCCAAGCCGTCCCACGTATGACCCAGCGCGCACCGGAGCTCGGCTTTTGGAGCCTGTGCGCCCTGGGCATCAACGGCATGGTTGGCGTCGGGATCTTCTTCGCGCCCGCTGAGGTTGCGGGGTTGGTCCCTGGCTCCGCCGGTACCTGGGTGTACGCACTGACCACGCTGTCCATCGCGCCGGTCGCCGCGTGCTACGCCCTGCTCGGCGCTCGCTTCGAGAAGGACGGCGGGCCCTTCGTGTGGGCCGAAGCGGCGTTCGGCAACCAGGTTGCTTATGCCGTCGGCTGGATCAGCTTCGTTTCCGCGTTGTTCAGCACCGCGGCGGTCGTGAGTGGCCTGGGGCAATACCTCGGGCCTTACTTGGGTTTCGTTGGTCCCACGAGCGCCCGGGTGTTTTCGAGCCTCTCCATCGTGGTCCTGGGCGCGCTCGTCGCCGCTGGGCTGCGCCTCAGCGCCTTCGTCTGGAACGGCCTCACGATCGCCAAGCTATTGCCCCTCGTGGCCTTGCTCGGCCTGGGCGCCGCGTTGGTGTGGCGCGGAGCGGCAGCGTCAGCCTCCCCCCCGAACCCGAGTGAGGTAGCCACGGGGGCCGCGCCGACGATTTCTTGGCTGCGAGCGATGCTTGTGGCGCTCTTCGCGACTCAGGGCTTCGAGATCTTGCCGGTTCCGTCCGGAAGCATTCGCAATCGCACGCGCACCTTACCCCTCGCGATGGTCGCGTCCCTCGGCTTCGTCACGCTGCTCTACATGGGGTTGCACGCCACGGCAGTCGCCGCGCTGCCCGATGTGTCGAAGGCCGAGGCGCCGCTCGTCGCCGCGGCCCGGGCTCTGGGTGGCCCACGCCTTGACTACGTGGTGTCCCTCGGCACCCAGGTTTCCGCGGTGGGCATCGCGTTCGGCATGTTCGCGATGACACCGCGTTACCTCGCGGCACTGGCGGGTCCAAAGGGACTCGGCGCTTGGGTGGGCAAGCACTCCGCACGTAACGTGCCGCTACCCGCGCTGCTGGTCACTTTGGTGGTGAGCTTTGCCCTGGTGCTCAGTGGCCGCCTGGAGAGCCTGTTCGTGCTGGCGAGCCTCGCGGTGCTGGGTCAGTTCGCGGTGAGCTTGCTCGCTTTGTGTCGCCTGGCCTGGCAACGCGCCCGTGGGCTACGCCGAGCGCACCTCTGGCTCGCGCTACCTGCGCTGATTTCTCTGCTCTTCGTGGCCCACGGCGCTCAGCGCCGGGAGTTCTTGATGCTGTTTGCCTCGCTGGCACTGGGCCTGGTGCTCCGCTACCTTCCCCGCCGACCCGCGCCAGATCCGAAGCCCGACTGAAACTGAAGTCTGAGCCTCGATCGGCCGTCGTACGGAGGACACGTGCTCATCGATACTCACTGCCACCTCGACCAACACGCAAGCCAAGGTCAACCCGACGAGCTGATTGCCCGCGCCAAGAGCGCTGGAGTCGCAGCCTTCGTCGTGATCGGGGTTGGGGGTGAGGAAGCGCTGGAGGAGGCGCTAGCGCTCGCCAACGAGCGCAGCGAAATCGTTGCCACCGCTGGCGTCCACCCCCACGACGCGGCAAAGACGAGCGAGCGCCTCGAGGCGCGCATCGAAGAGGTGCTCGCGCGGCCGGAGGTCGTCGCCGTGGGTGAGGTGGGACTCGACTTCCACTACGACCTGTCGCCACGGGAGCAGCAGGCGGAGGTCTTCCGTCGCTTCATTCAGCTGGCCAAGCGCGTGAAGAAGCCGCTCGTGCTCCACACCCGCAGCGCTCCAGAAGAAACCCTCGAGATCTTGGAGAGTGAAGGTGCGCGAGACGTGGGCGGCATCATCCACTGTTTCAGCGAGGATCTGGCATTTGCCAAACGCGCGCTGGATCTGGACTTCGACGTCTCATTTTCAGGCATCGTCACCTTCAAGAGCGCCAAGAGCGTGCAGGAGGTCGCGGCGTGGGCTCCGTCTTCGCGGATCCTCGTGGAGACCGACAGCCCGTACCTCGCGCCAGTGCCCCTGCGCGGCAAGCGCTGCGAACCGGCGTTCGTGGTGCACACAGCGCGACGGGTGGCGGAGCTCCGCGGTGTAAGCGAGCAGCAAATCGCCGAAGAAACCACGCAAAACGCCTGTAGGCGCCTGGGCCCCGCCCTCGCACACGCCGCAGGCCTGTCGCCGCTCGGAGGCGCTGCCCTGGCCTAGGGGCCTCTATCGGGGCACGCTTGAAGCATGGGGGCGCCGACGGAGAAGCAGCCGCGCTGGCGACTGACCGGGGCGCTGTCGACGTCGCTCTTGCTTCACGCTGCGCTGCTCGGCAGCGGAGCCTGGCTCGTCCTGAGTGGGCTAGACGACGACGAAAAGCCGCCTCCCCCGGCTCCGCTGCAAGTCGAGCTCGAAGACTCCCCCCTCGAGCTGCCGAGCATGAGCGGCATCGGAGATCCTCGCGGCAAAGAGCAACAGATCCCGAAGGAAACGACTCCTGAGCTGAACGGCGGCGCTAGGCAGGCGCACGTCGCCGGGGAGCGTGCGGGCAAGGCGGGCAGCGCCGAGTCCGACCCGGCGGTGAACCTCTCTGATAGCGACGATGGTATCAGCCTAGACCGCGACCCCATCAATCGCCTCGACCGCTCCCAGGTGCAGCGCTTGGACACCAGCAAGAAGCGCCGCTCCGAGGACGACCGCCGGGCCACTCCGAACCCTATGCAGCTGTCGTTCGTGGTCACAGGCAAAGGCGGGCGCCTGGAGCGGCGCCCGCCGAGCCCGTACGACCCAGCTCGCGGCGACCTGCGGGGCGCTACGTCCAGCGTCGCAGGGGGCGCCCTGGGTGTCGATTTAGATCCATACGGAAACTTATCTCAGCAAGGCGGTGAGGTCGAAGGCAGCGATAAAGCGCGCACAGCGCTGGGTGTCGGCGATGGCAGCCAGCGCCAGGACTACCGCCTGAGCGCGCGCGTCGCCTTGGCGCGCCCCGCGGTGCCTCGCGCGCGCGCTGCGGTACCAGCGCGCGTCCCAGGGCGGCCCCAAGACACTCAGGACAGCCAGCAAGAGGTGGCAAGCGCCGTGCGTTCGCTGATTCAGGCGACCACCGCCGGTGGCCCTGTGGGCCACGGGCCCGGCGGGCAAGCCGGGCCCGGCCGCCCGGGAAGTGGCGGCGACCAGGGCCCTGGATCGCGATCCCGGGCGGCCGGCGGCGGTGGGGCGTATCAAGGTGGAACCCCGGTGGGCCTCACCCCCTACTTCCGCAACCTAGAGCGCAAGATCGACTGGCGCGACGCGTTCCCTGACTGGGCCATTGCGGAGGGGCGAAGCGGCGTGGCCATCATCCGTTTCAGTCTCGGGCCCCAAGGCGAGGTCAGCCAGATCCGGGTCGAGCGCCCTAGCGGCGTGCCAGAGTTCGATGCTGGGGTGATTCGCGCGATTCGCCGCGCGTCGCCGTTTGGGAAGCCGCCGAAGGGCCTCGCTGCGCCGTTGCCTATCCGCATGAGCTTCGATGCGCTGAACCCGATTGTTGGGCGCGATGGGCCAGGGCGCGGTGGACGACCGCGGGTTCGCTGACTCCGAGCGCTGTCGCGCCGGCGCCGCGCCAACTCGCTTGACAGACTTGGCTTCGCCGCGCATATACGCGGGCCCTCGCTGAAGTAGCTCAGTTGGTTAGAGCAGGCGTTTCATACGCGCCGGGTCGGGGGTTCAACTCCCTCCTTCAGCACCAAAAGCCGCGAGTTCACCTCGCGGCTTTTTTCGTGTCCACCGACGGGGACGCTAGCGCTAGCTCGCCAGCACGACGACGAGCACGACGCCGAGCAGCAGGGCCACCACCCCGACAATCGCGGGCACGAGCCAGGTGTTCTTCGGCACGCCTAGGGGCACGTCGTCGTAGCCGCCCTGCATGTAGCCCCCAACCGGGCCTCCCATGGGTTGAGGCGGCAGATTGACCATGGGACCGCCCGGCGCGGCCTGCGCCATCGCTTCGTCCATCAGGCCGAGGGAATCCGAATCGCCAAAGAAGCCGTCCGCTATGCCATCCGCCGGTCCTGCGACCTGCGCCTGCAACAGCTCCGGCATCCGCGCGGAAATCTCTTGTTCGAGGTCGTCCTGGGTGCGCTTGGCCCAGTCGAGGTGGGTTCCGCTGAGGCCGTACGCTTGGCCCACAGCGTCTGCCAGCGCGCCCATGCTGGGAGTGCGCATCGACGCTTGCTTCTTGAAGGCCTTGAGCATCACCGGATCGAGCGTCGGCGGCACCTGGTACTTCTTGCCTTGAGCCGCAACGCTCGGCGGCGGGGGCTCTTTGGTCAGGATCTCGAGCAAGATGCTTGGACCGTTGTTGCCCTTGAAGGGCACCGAGCCCGAGAGGCACTCGTAGAGAATCGCCGCCATCGCCCAGACGTCAGCACGCTGATCCAGGGTGTCGAGTCCCTGCGCCTGCTCCGGAGCCATGTAGTAAGGCGAGCCAATCGTGGTGCCCATCACCGTGAGCTTCTTCGCGTTATCCGCCTTGTCCTTCACGGAACCGAAGTCGAGGATCTTCACCACGTCTCCCTCTGGCGTCTGACAGAGGAAGATGTTGTCCGGCTTCAAGTCGCGATGGACGAGCTTGCGCGCGTGGGCTTCGTCGAGGCCAATCGCCACCTGACTGATCATGCGCACGATGCGCGCTGGCGGCAGTACGCCTTCACGCTTCAGCGTTGCGCGGAGTTCCTCACCGTAGAGGAACTCCATCATCAGGGCGTAGCTGCCGTCGGGCGTCGCTTGGAAGTCGATGACCTCGACGATGTGGTCGTGAGGCAAAAGATCGGAGACTTCGAACTCGCGCTTGAAGCGCTCCACAGACACGTCGTCCCGAACGATGTCCTGGTGCAGCACCTTGAGGGCGACGCTCCGCCGCTGCTGCATGTCCAGCGCCTCGTACACGCGCCCCATGCCACCATCAGCGACGACACGGCGCACTTGGTAGCGCTGGAACATCATCTGCCCGATGCGCGGATCCTGATCGTCGGACGCGACAGGCGCCTGGGTGGCACTCACCAGCTGGGAGCCGTCATCCGGGCAAAACCCCGCATCCAACGGATACAGGCGACCGCAAACGGGACAGGCCTTCACGGAATCAGGCCTCGGTTTCCGCTTCTCCGTCGCCCTCTCCTCCGGGGGCGCTCGGCGGCTTGAAGTAGATGATGCGCAGACAGCTCGGGCATTGGTCGAAGCTCTCACCACGACGCAGCGTCTGGAACATCATGGGCAAGAGCATGATGTGACACTCCGAGCATTTGCCGTTGGTGGTGTGGGCGATGCCGCTACCCCGGCGCTGACGGATCATCTCGTACTTGCGGTACATCTGAGGCTTCACGGCTTTGATCACCGTCTCGCGCTCGATCTTCTTTTCCGCCTGGACTTTCTCGAGTTCAGCGAGCTTGGTGGTCACCTCACCTTCGCTGGCTCCGAGCTCGCCAGCGATCTCCGCCAGCTGCTTCTCCGTTTCAGCGATGTCGGCCGCGGCTTGGTCGTGCAGCCCATCCAGCTTCTGGATCTCGATTTCGCGGTCTCGCTGCAGCTTCCGCAACTCTTCCAGCTCGCGCTGCACGGCGTTGGCTTCCCGCTCCGTACGGCAACGCGCGAGCTTTTCGCGTGAGCGCTCCACCTGCACGGTCATCTGCCGCATCTCCTGCAGGCTCTCGCCGCGCTGACGCTCCATGTCGCTCATCACGCCGCGATCCCGCTCGATGCGAGCTTCCAGCTCCTGCTGGCGACCGCGCTTCTCTTCCAGGGCGCCGCGCTCGACGCCGAGCTGCTCCCCAACTTCCGCCAGGATGGCGTCCAGAGCAGCGAGTCGTTCTAACGCTTCGATCTCCGATTGAATCTTCACAGGGGGTCCTGGCTCCTTGTAACTCGGCGATGCCTATACAGGCTGTTTGTGGCGACGCCTAGCGGGCTGTGTTCCAGCCCTCCGTGCCGGGGCCGCAGTGGGGCGGCGTCGCCTGCCCCGTGGCTGCAACTCGGCGGCGCCCGCCAACGGGAAGGCGCA
This Polyangiaceae bacterium DNA region includes the following protein-coding sequences:
- a CDS encoding TonB C-terminal domain-containing protein, producing MGAPTEKQPRWRLTGALSTSLLLHAALLGSGAWLVLSGLDDDEKPPPPAPLQVELEDSPLELPSMSGIGDPRGKEQQIPKETTPELNGGARQAHVAGERAGKAGSAESDPAVNLSDSDDGISLDRDPINRLDRSQVQRLDTSKKRRSEDDRRATPNPMQLSFVVTGKGGRLERRPPSPYDPARGDLRGATSSVAGGALGVDLDPYGNLSQQGGEVEGSDKARTALGVGDGSQRQDYRLSARVALARPAVPRARAAVPARVPGRPQDTQDSQQEVASAVRSLIQATTAGGPVGHGPGGQAGPGRPGSGGDQGPGSRSRAAGGGGAYQGGTPVGLTPYFRNLERKIDWRDAFPDWAIAEGRSGVAIIRFSLGPQGEVSQIRVERPSGVPEFDAGVIRAIRRASPFGKPPKGLAAPLPIRMSFDALNPIVGRDGPGRGGRPRVR
- a CDS encoding serine/threonine protein kinase, producing the protein MKACPVCGRLYPLDAGFCPDDGSQLVSATQAPVASDDQDPRIGQMMFQRYQVRRVVADGGMGRVYEALDMQQRRSVALKVLHQDIVRDDVSVERFKREFEVSDLLPHDHIVEVIDFQATPDGSYALMMEFLYGEELRATLKREGVLPPARIVRMISQVAIGLDEAHARKLVHRDLKPDNIFLCQTPEGDVVKILDFGSVKDKADNAKKLTVMGTTIGSPYYMAPEQAQGLDTLDQRADVWAMAAILYECLSGSVPFKGNNGPSILLEILTKEPPPPSVAAQGKKYQVPPTLDPVMLKAFKKQASMRTPSMGALADAVGQAYGLSGTHLDWAKRTQDDLEQEISARMPELLQAQVAGPADGIADGFFGDSDSLGLMDEAMAQAAPGGPMVNLPPQPMGGPVGGYMQGGYDDVPLGVPKNTWLVPAIVGVVALLLGVVLVVVLAS
- a CDS encoding TatD family hydrolase, encoding MLIDTHCHLDQHASQGQPDELIARAKSAGVAAFVVIGVGGEEALEEALALANERSEIVATAGVHPHDAAKTSERLEARIEEVLARPEVVAVGEVGLDFHYDLSPREQQAEVFRRFIQLAKRVKKPLVLHTRSAPEETLEILESEGARDVGGIIHCFSEDLAFAKRALDLDFDVSFSGIVTFKSAKSVQEVAAWAPSSRILVETDSPYLAPVPLRGKRCEPAFVVHTARRVAELRGVSEQQIAEETTQNACRRLGPALAHAAGLSPLGGAALA
- a CDS encoding APC family permease, whose amino-acid sequence is MTQRAPELGFWSLCALGINGMVGVGIFFAPAEVAGLVPGSAGTWVYALTTLSIAPVAACYALLGARFEKDGGPFVWAEAAFGNQVAYAVGWISFVSALFSTAAVVSGLGQYLGPYLGFVGPTSARVFSSLSIVVLGALVAAGLRLSAFVWNGLTIAKLLPLVALLGLGAALVWRGAAASASPPNPSEVATGAAPTISWLRAMLVALFATQGFEILPVPSGSIRNRTRTLPLAMVASLGFVTLLYMGLHATAVAALPDVSKAEAPLVAAARALGGPRLDYVVSLGTQVSAVGIAFGMFAMTPRYLAALAGPKGLGAWVGKHSARNVPLPALLVTLVVSFALVLSGRLESLFVLASLAVLGQFAVSLLALCRLAWQRARGLRRAHLWLALPALISLLFVAHGAQRREFLMLFASLALGLVLRYLPRRPAPDPKPD
- a CDS encoding serine protein kinase PrkA is translated as MEAGFKQARRILSFGEFVELFASDPLRHSRGAAGYMRDMFDHYGAQQIDKPWGQQTRYSLFDLPFLEDTEERREALVGQEAVQLEVYRSLSNFVREERPNRVVLLHGPNGSAKSTVAACLMRALEHYSTLDEGALYRFHWVFPSQSRIKGSIGFSGRKRSNERGPQDSFAHLADDEVDARLYMEVRDHPLLLLPETYRRRILEHCFAKTDQKPPRWLLSGSASHKARLVFEALLASYDGDLAEVLRHVQIERYFISRRYRVGAVTLGPQLSVDAGERQLTADRSLAALPPSLQSIPLFQAFGELIDAAGGLLEFSDLLKRPIDAFKYLQITAETGEVALNSQNVALNCVMMASGNELHLRAFREHPEFESFRGRFELIKAPYLMSWHDEQSIYDDQIVPRIKCHVAPHATQVAAMFAVLTRLRKPDRDRYHDQLANLIGDLKAAEKLDLYADGISPERLSGESAKLLKSAISSIYAETENDIEYEGSFGASPREMRTVLLDAAQSPHYSCLSPFAVLDELDELCKRASEFAWLQVDRESGGYHDHQQFRAYLKDRLLDTLEDEVRIASGLVDQQRYNDLFDRYVTHVSYWVKGEKLRNPLTGNYEEPDERLMAEVEALLDSKDTKEAQRHALINRIAAFAIDHPGDAIDNAIVFPAELKRMQDAVFNDRRVAVAKLARDMLVYLKDGGAGLDSARSEAALQAIDRMKKLYGYQDSSITDACAALARARFAELLA